A part of Candidatus Palauibacter scopulicola genomic DNA contains:
- the mce gene encoding methylmalonyl-CoA epimerase: protein MGIAVNSLPDAVRQWSAILGRSPSGEETVPSEGIRATFFGEGSGRIELLAPLTPESPIARFLDRRGPGIHHVCVRVDGLEDALAAAEAAGAEAIPPRIRRGAGGARIAFLHPRSLNGVLLEMREGPERG from the coding sequence GTGGGAATCGCGGTCAACTCGCTGCCGGACGCCGTGCGGCAATGGTCGGCCATCCTCGGCCGGTCGCCGTCCGGCGAGGAAACCGTTCCCTCGGAGGGCATTCGCGCCACCTTCTTCGGCGAGGGCTCCGGGCGGATCGAGCTGCTCGCTCCCCTGACCCCGGAGTCGCCCATCGCCCGCTTTCTCGACCGGCGTGGTCCCGGCATTCACCACGTCTGCGTCCGCGTCGACGGTCTCGAGGATGCCCTCGCGGCGGCCGAAGCGGCCGGTGCGGAAGCCATACCGCCCCGGATCCGCCGGGGCGCCGGCGGCGCCCGCATCGCGTTTCTGCATCCGCGCTCGCTGAACGGAGTTCTCCTGGAGATGCGGGAGGGTCCCGAGCGCGGGTGA
- the trxA gene encoding thioredoxin: MADAANGGPIEITDANFADEIEGADGLAMVDFWAAWCGPCRLVGPIVDELAQEYSGRVTIGKLDVDANPQTAFRFNVRSIPSILFFRDGEVVDTLVGAHPRDSLEKKILEHA, encoded by the coding sequence ATGGCTGATGCTGCGAATGGAGGACCAATCGAGATCACGGATGCGAATTTCGCGGACGAGATCGAGGGCGCGGACGGTCTGGCGATGGTGGATTTCTGGGCGGCGTGGTGCGGCCCGTGCCGGCTCGTCGGGCCGATCGTCGACGAGCTCGCGCAGGAGTATTCGGGGCGCGTCACGATCGGGAAACTCGATGTGGACGCGAACCCGCAGACCGCGTTCCGCTTCAACGTGCGCTCGATCCCGAGCATCCTCTTCTTCAGGGATGGCGAGGTCGTGGACACCCTCGTGGGGGCGCACCCCAGGGACTCTCTCGAGAAGAAAATCCTCGAGCACGCCTGA
- the rsmI gene encoding 16S rRNA (cytidine(1402)-2'-O)-methyltransferase, with the protein MTGTLYVVGTPIGNLDDMPRRAVRTLRSVDVCYAEDTRRTGTLLARLEADVPLRSLHRHNERARVDELLAALAAGRSAALVSDAGTPTVSDPGCRAVAAAREAGHEVLAVPGPSAVLAALSVSGFPADRFLFLGFVPRRGGERAAWIGDLRACADTAVAFEAPGRLAALLDELTEAGLGERAAVVCRELTKLHEESTAGSVRALASAFASREVRGEVTIVFAGGTAGNEAPDLAVLMEEARHWSRDGLRRREIADRLAAEFGLSRNEAYRVSLQVQEAPSE; encoded by the coding sequence GTGACGGGGACGCTGTACGTGGTCGGCACGCCGATCGGGAATCTGGACGACATGCCTCGGCGTGCGGTGCGGACTCTGCGTTCGGTCGACGTGTGCTACGCGGAAGACACGCGGCGCACGGGCACGCTGCTCGCGCGGTTGGAGGCGGACGTCCCGTTGCGGTCACTGCACCGGCACAACGAGCGCGCGCGGGTGGACGAGTTGCTCGCCGCCCTCGCCGCCGGGCGCTCCGCGGCGCTCGTGTCCGACGCGGGCACGCCGACCGTCTCCGATCCGGGTTGCCGGGCGGTGGCCGCCGCCCGCGAGGCGGGGCACGAAGTGCTTGCCGTCCCGGGTCCCTCCGCCGTGCTGGCCGCGCTGTCGGTGTCCGGCTTCCCGGCCGACCGGTTTCTCTTTCTCGGATTCGTTCCCCGGCGGGGCGGCGAACGCGCCGCGTGGATCGGCGACCTCCGCGCATGCGCGGACACCGCGGTCGCGTTCGAGGCGCCGGGGCGGCTGGCCGCGCTCCTCGACGAGTTGACGGAAGCGGGTCTGGGTGAGCGGGCGGCCGTGGTCTGCCGGGAACTGACGAAACTGCACGAGGAAAGCACGGCCGGATCCGTGCGCGCGTTGGCGTCCGCGTTCGCGTCGCGCGAGGTCAGGGGCGAAGTGACGATCGTCTTCGCGGGCGGTACGGCGGGCAACGAAGCGCCCGATCTGGCGGTCCTGATGGAGGAGGCGCGACATTGGTCGCGCGATGGCCTGCGGCGGCGCGAGATTGCCGACCGCCTGGCCGCGGAGTTCGGTCTGAGCCGGAACGAGGCCTATCGCGTGAGCTTGCAGGTTCAAGAGGCGCCCTCGGAATGA